A region of Nitrospinota bacterium DNA encodes the following proteins:
- the tuf gene encoding elongation factor Tu (EF-Tu; promotes GTP-dependent binding of aminoacyl-tRNA to the A-site of ribosomes during protein biosynthesis; when the tRNA anticodon matches the mRNA codon, GTP hydrolysis results; the inactive EF-Tu-GDP leaves the ribosome and release of GDP is promoted by elongation factor Ts; many prokaryotes have two copies of the gene encoding EF-Tu), with the protein MAKEVFKRDKPHVNVGTIGHVDHGKTTLTAAITEVLSKKGWAEYIPF; encoded by the coding sequence ATGGCTAAAGAGGTATTCAAGCGGGACAAGCCGCACGTGAACGTTGGTACGATAGGGCACGTGGACCACGGCAAGACTACGTTGACCGCGGCGATCACCGAGGTGTTGAGCAAGAAGGGCTGGGCGGAGTACATACCGTTC
- the argH gene encoding argininosuccinate lyase, with the protein MNKKKAWSGRFTEPTHPLVEKFNASLGFDRRLYRHDIAGSLAHAEMLGRQGIIPKKDAAAIVTGLKKIELEITSGSFKFDDADEDIHMAVERRLKTIIGPAGGRLHTARSRNDQVATAFRLFMRDSVDETIAQIRRLQKSLYNKAVEHLDTIAPAYTHLQPAQPIRLAHWFLAYFEMLGRDAERFIDMRKRINVLPLGSAALAGTNFPIDREWVAKKLGFDSISKNSLDAVGDRDFVAEFLFACSMTGVHLSRISEELIIFTTNEFGVMELPDAFCTGSSIMPQKKNPDVPELVRGKTGRLAGNLVSLLTTMKGLPLAYNKDLQEDKEPVFDSFDQLVIMLELMADIISALKVDTAKLSKRAGEGYMTAVDVADRLVMKGVPFRDAHEIVGRLVRACVEKGVDFGGLDIRELSAIDRRLLGIKPGKITPQNSADGKNTPGGAARRRISARLKEIGREMKKW; encoded by the coding sequence TTGAACAAAAAGAAAGCCTGGTCCGGCAGGTTTACGGAACCCACCCATCCGCTGGTGGAAAAATTCAACGCCAGCCTGGGGTTCGACCGGCGGCTGTACCGCCACGATATCGCCGGGAGCCTGGCCCACGCCGAAATGCTGGGCCGCCAGGGGATAATACCTAAAAAAGACGCCGCCGCCATCGTGACCGGCCTGAAGAAAATTGAGCTTGAAATAACCTCCGGCTCCTTCAAGTTCGACGATGCCGACGAAGACATCCACATGGCCGTGGAACGGCGGTTGAAAACCATCATAGGCCCTGCCGGTGGAAGGCTTCATACCGCCAGGTCCAGGAACGACCAGGTGGCCACGGCGTTCCGGCTGTTCATGCGGGACTCGGTGGACGAGACCATCGCCCAGATCCGGCGTCTCCAGAAATCACTTTACAACAAGGCCGTGGAGCATCTGGACACCATCGCGCCAGCCTACACCCATCTCCAGCCCGCCCAGCCCATCAGGCTGGCCCACTGGTTCCTGGCATATTTCGAGATGCTGGGGCGCGACGCCGAACGATTTATAGATATGCGGAAGCGGATAAACGTGCTTCCCCTGGGTTCTGCGGCGCTGGCAGGAACCAATTTCCCCATAGACAGGGAATGGGTGGCGAAAAAACTGGGGTTCGACTCCATCTCCAAAAACAGTCTGGACGCGGTGGGAGACAGGGATTTCGTAGCGGAGTTCCTTTTCGCCTGCTCCATGACCGGCGTTCATCTGTCCCGGATTTCCGAGGAGCTTATAATTTTCACCACCAACGAGTTTGGGGTGATGGAGCTTCCGGACGCCTTCTGCACCGGTTCTTCAATAATGCCGCAGAAGAAAAACCCGGACGTGCCGGAGCTGGTCCGTGGCAAAACCGGCAGGCTGGCGGGCAACCTTGTATCCCTGCTCACCACCATGAAAGGCCTGCCCCTGGCGTATAACAAAGACCTCCAGGAAGACAAGGAGCCGGTGTTCGACTCGTTCGACCAGCTGGTGATCATGCTGGAGCTGATGGCGGACATCATATCGGCCCTAAAAGTGGACACCGCTAAACTTTCCAAACGGGCTGGTGAGGGTTACATGACGGCCGTGGACGTGGCCGACAGGCTGGTGATGAAAGGCGTTCCATTCCGCGACGCCCACGAGATAGTAGGCCGGCTTGTGCGGGCATGCGTGGAAAAAGGGGTGGATTTCGGCGGGCTGGACATCAGGGAACTTTCAGCCATAGACCGGCGCCTGCTTGGGATAAAACCCGGGAAGATAACCCCCCAGAACTCGGCGGACGGTAAAAACACTCCCGGTGGCGCCGCCCGGCGGCGGATTTCGGCCCGGCTCAAGGAGATAGGTCGGGAGATGAAAAAATGGTGA
- a CDS encoding prepilin-type N-terminal cleavage/methylation domain-containing protein has translation MRLLNRSRPAKGYTLVELVVTMAILGFIGLGVSGYFSNALGLYLSAALENNISEETGAALERISRELQSAAPQAPGGEAVSSPARGASSSTLTINRPSAMDCVACVDKSAVVTFNLNQAYRALYRTTAQSGPVVLTDNVTSFSVTASDDSPELRHFTISITREKNGAQAVMETSVFPPGTRDLNWREVIR, from the coding sequence ATGCGCTTACTGAACCGCTCCCGCCCCGCTAAAGGTTACACGCTGGTTGAACTGGTTGTGACGATGGCTATTCTGGGCTTTATCGGGCTTGGCGTTTCCGGCTATTTTTCAAATGCGCTGGGATTATATTTATCCGCCGCGCTGGAAAACAACATTTCGGAGGAGACCGGAGCCGCGCTAGAACGCATATCCAGAGAGCTACAATCCGCCGCGCCACAGGCTCCCGGCGGCGAGGCTGTCTCTTCACCGGCCCGGGGCGCATCATCTTCTACCCTGACGATTAACCGCCCCTCCGCCATGGATTGCGTAGCGTGCGTGGACAAGTCCGCAGTTGTAACATTCAACCTCAATCAGGCCTACCGGGCGCTTTACAGAACCACCGCCCAGTCCGGCCCCGTGGTTTTGACAGACAACGTAACATCTTTTAGCGTGACCGCCAGCGACGATTCCCCGGAGCTTCGCCACTTCACAATCTCCATCACCCGCGAAAAGAACGGAGCCCAAGCCGTGATGGAAACCTCCGTGTTCCCGCCGGGAACAAGGGATTTGAACTGGCGCGAGGTTATCAGATGA
- a CDS encoding type II secretion system protein: MIRNKSGATLVEIVMTVMVISIAAMALGAPLMTASRATGSKWFYKRAALANLARQQAELVARDFAGLTPTQWSQQAVSLAATSPVAMPDKVMDGVTYRATRSFTCLSSDLATQDPACADGFVLVTVTITSSPDGDTYTLTFLKTAGGV; this comes from the coding sequence ATGATTCGGAACAAAAGCGGCGCCACCCTTGTGGAGATCGTCATGACGGTCATGGTTATCTCCATCGCGGCAATGGCGCTCGGCGCGCCTTTGATGACAGCCTCCCGCGCCACGGGCTCCAAATGGTTTTATAAACGCGCCGCTCTGGCCAACCTGGCCCGCCAGCAGGCGGAGCTTGTCGCCAGGGATTTTGCGGGCCTTACGCCAACCCAATGGAGCCAGCAAGCGGTGTCCCTGGCCGCCACCTCTCCTGTCGCCATGCCCGACAAGGTTATGGACGGCGTTACTTATAGAGCCACCCGTTCGTTCACCTGTTTATCAAGTGACCTTGCGACGCAAGACCCCGCCTGCGCCGATGGGTTCGTATTGGTGACCGTCACCATTACTTCGTCGCCTGACGGGGATACATACACACTAACCTTCCTGAAAACGGCTGGCGGAGTTTGA